The following proteins come from a genomic window of Coffea arabica cultivar ET-39 chromosome 11c, Coffea Arabica ET-39 HiFi, whole genome shotgun sequence:
- the LOC113715905 gene encoding uncharacterized protein: MKGFLTTYTNWIYHGEDPWDFNQENMNNGVFRRIENDDMNELIHETLERTLEENSNINLEELRGACDEETNKFFKLLKHAETELYPGCINFTLLSFVIKLLHVKSLCRWSNNSMTILLELLKEVFPENELFPSSYLDAWKIVKDLGLSYHKIHACPNDCLIYWKETEHETFCRKCGTPRYKQIVKQSDDSSEQANKVPAKLVRYFPLKPRLQRLFMSSKTASLMRWHEEERIKDGKLRHPADSLAWKHFNDRHPSFASDPRNVCVGLAADGFNPFKAMNNKYSTWPVILVPYNLPSWMCMKQTSFMLCLLIDGPKAPGNDIHIYLQPVIDELNEFWDPGVPTYDAASKQMFYLRAALLWTINDFPAYGNLSGWSTKGKYACPCCNKDVRSQWLMHSKKHCYLGHRRFLAIDHPYRLNRAQFDGTIEKHSRPVRLYGFEILEQLRDFRNEFGKDQPVSSARKRKRRTKDNNDSEQSPICRYNWKRLNIFFQLPYWVDNLLPHNLDIMHIEKNFLENLLWTLLGMGKTNDDINARYDLKEMGIRKALHPQSKGDKVFLPPACFTMSKDEKEIFCNVLKTVKVPDGYASNISRCVNIKERQISGLKSHDCHILMQQLLSTAVRRILPKHVCRIIIELRDIFRQLYSKVLTVADCETLEDRTPLALCELEKMFPPPFFNIMEHLLVHLPEEAKLGGPFQFRSMYPIER; encoded by the coding sequence ATGAAGGGGTTTTTGACCACTTATACAAATTGGATTTATCATGGTGAAGATCCATGGGACTTCAATCAAGAAAATATGAACAATGGAGTGTTTAGGCGCATTGAAAATGATGACATGAATGAATTGATACACGAAACACTTGAAAGAACACTTGAAGAGAATTCTAACATAAATTTAGAAGAACTTAGAGGAGCCTGTGATGAAGAGACTAATAAGTTTTTTAAGTTGCTGAAGCATGCCGAAACAGAGTTATACCCTGGATGTATAAATTTTACTCTTCTATCATTTGTCATCAAGTTGTTGCATGTCAAGTCTCTTTGTCGATGGAGCAACAACTCAATGACAATATTACTGgagcttctcaaggaagtttTTCCTGAGAATGAATTATTTCCAAGCTCTTATCTTGATGCTTGGAAGATTGTTAAAGACTTGGGTCTTAGCTACCATAAAATTCATGCATGCCCCAATGATTGCTTGATTTATTGGAAGGAGACAGAACATGAAACCTTTTGCAGAAAGTGTGGAACTCCTAGGTATAAGCAAATTGTAAAACAATCCGATGATTCAAGTGAACAAGCTAACAAAGTTCCAGCAAAGCTTGTTCGctattttcctttgaaaccacGTCTCCAAAGGCTGTTCATGTCATCAAAGACTGCTTCATTAATGAGATGGCATGAAGAGGAGCGCATCAAGGATGGAAAATTGAGGCATCCGGCAGACTCTTTAGCTTGGAAGCATTTTAATGACCGGCACCCAAGCTTTGCTAGTGATCCTCGCAATGTTTGTGTTGGACTTGCAGCGGATGGATTTAACCCATTCAAAGCAATGAACAATAAATACAGCACCTGGCCAGTGATTTTAGTGCCATATAATTTACCCTCATGGATGTGCATGAAGCAAACATCATTTATGTTGTGTTTGCTAATTGATGGGCCTAAAGCTCCAGGTAATGATATTCACATATATCTTCAACCAGTAATTGATGAATTGAATGAGTTTTGGGATCCAGGGGTGCCTACTTATGATGCAGCTAGTAAGCAAATGTTTTACTTACGTGCTGCACTACTTTGGACTATCAATGATTTTCCAGCTTATGGAAATCTATCTGGTTGGAGTACCAAAGGGAAGTATGCATGCCCTTGTTGTAATAAAGATGTTCGAAGTCAATGGTTGATGCATAGCAAAAAACATTGCTATTTGGGTCATCGTCGATTTCTAGCTATTGATCATCCTTATCGTTTAAATCGAGCACAGTTTGATGGGACAATTGAGAAACATTCTAGACCTGTTCGATTATATGGGTTTGAGATTTTAGAACAACTAAGAGATTTtagaaatgaatttggaaaggaTCAACCAGTTTCCTcagctaggaaaaggaaaaggaggacTAAAGATAATAATGACTCTGAACAAAGTCCCATATGTAGGTATAATTGGAAAAGATTGAATATATTCTTTCAGTTACCGTATTGGGTGGATAATTTGCTTCCACATAATCTGGATATAATGCATATTgagaagaatttcttggagaatcTCTTGTGGACACTGTTGGGGATGGGCAAGACAAATGATGACATTAATGCTCGATATGATCTAAAAGAAATGGGGATAAGAAAGGCACTTCACCCACAATCTAAGGGTGACAAAGTGTTTCTTCCACCTGCATGCTTCACAATGAGcaaagatgaaaaagaaattttttgtaATGTGCTAAAAACTGTCAAGGTCCCTGATGGTTATGCATCAAACATTTCGAGGTGTGTGAATATTAAAGAACGACAAATCTCTGGGTTAAAGAGTCATGATTGTCACATATTAATGCAACAATTGTTATCCACTGCTGTGAGAAGAATATTGCCTAAACATGTTTGCAGAATTATCATTGAGTTACGAGATATATTTA